Proteins co-encoded in one Salvia splendens isolate huo1 chromosome 4, SspV2, whole genome shotgun sequence genomic window:
- the LOC121798629 gene encoding pentatricopeptide repeat-containing protein At1g62260, mitochondrial, whose translation MLPRLLSSRRFKFHGNRIFSTLITRSHVPPEILHANKKITALIRSDRLDEARAFFDGLWQRNTVTWNSMLSGYVKRREIAKARWLFDEMPERDLVSWNLMISGYMSCRGRRYVEEGRQLFDEMPERSVVSWNTMISGYAKNGRVDDAFTLFDAMPEKNVVTWNAIITGLLDNGRVKSACELFRVMPERDSASLSAMVSGLIQNDKLDEAGTLLLEYGELGEGVDDLIHAYNTLIAGYGQKGRVRDARRLFDKIPLCSDDGSGRKSRFERNVVSWNSMIMAYVKVRDMDSASDLFNEMESRDIVTWNTMISGYVNASDMETATKLFVDMKTPDVLSWNSIISGYARAGKMKLALDFFQKMPQKNQVSWNTMIAGYENNGGIKEAVELFHCMQAEGEKPDRHTLSSLLSICAECAAQLTGMQVHQLVTKIVIPDNPLYNSLITMYAKCGAISEARTVFDEMKSQKNVISWNAMIGGYVSHGFASEALELFESMKCFKVKPTYITFISVLSVCAHGGLVEEGRSYFKSMVEDFGIKPRVEHFSSLVDVVGRHGKLEEAMNIINSMPVEPDKAVWGALMGACRMHNNVELARIAAQALMKLEPHSSGPYVLLYNMFADAERWNEADEIRMVMEKNNIKKSRGYSRVDSS comes from the coding sequence ATGCTTCCGAGGCTCTTGAGCAGTCGGAGATTTAAATTCCATGGTAATCGGATATTTTCAACTCTGATAACTAGGTCTCACGTCCCGCCGGAAATCCTTCAtgctaataaaaaaatcactGCGTTGATCCGAAGCGACCGCCTCGATGAAGCCAGGGCTTTTTTCGATGGCTTGTGGCAGCGGAACACCGTCACGTGGAATTCAATGCTCAGCGGCTACGTCAAACGTCGCGAGATTGCGAAAGCGCGGTGGCTGTTCGACGAAATGCCTGAGAGAGATTTGGTTTCGTGGAATTTGATGATTTCGGGTTATATGTCGTGTCGGGGGAGGAGGTATGTTGAGGAAGGTAGGCAATTGTTCGATGAAATGCCTGAGAGAAGTGTTGTCTCCTGGAACACTATGATCAGTGGCTATGCGAAGAATGGAAGGGTGGATGATGCTTTTACGCTGTTCGACGCTATGCCTGAGAAGAATGTGGTTACTTGGAATGCGATTATCACTGGGCTCTTGGATAATGGTCGTGTGAAGTCAGCTTGTGAGCTTTTTAGAGTAATGCCGGAGAGAGATTCTGCTTCGCTTAGTGCAATGGTGTCTGGACTGATTCAGAATGATAAGCTTGATGAGGCTGGGACGCTTTTGTTGGAATACGGGGAACTTGGAGAGGGGGTGGATGACTTAATCCATGCTTATAATACGTTGATTGCTGGATATGGTCAGAAGGGAAGGGTTAGGGATGCTCGGCGCCTTTTTGATAAGATACCCCTTTGCAGTGATGATGGAAGTGGGCGAAAATCGAGGTTTGAGAGGAATGTGGTTTCTTGGAATTCAATGATCATGGCCTATGTAAAAGTTAGGGATATGGATTCTGCAAGTGATTTGTTTAATGAGATGGAGAGCCGGGATATTGTCACATGGAACACCATGATTAGTGGTTACGTTAATGCATCTGATATGGAAACTGCTACGAAACTGTTCGTTGATATGAAAACTCCTGATGTTTTGTCATGGAACTCGATCATCTCAGGGTATGCACGGGCGGGAAAAATGAAACTTGCTCTTGATTTTTTCCAGAAAATGCCTCAGAAGAATCAAGTTTCTTGGAACACTATGATAGCTGGATATGAAAATAATGGAGGCATCAAAGAAGCAGTGGAACTGTTTCATTGTATGCAGGCGGAAGGAGAGAAACCGGACAGACATACTCTGTCTTCCCTTCTTAGCATTTGTGCTGAATGTGCTGCCCAGCTTACAGGCATGCAAGTTCATCAGTTGGTGACAAAGATAGTTATACCCGATAACCCTTTATATAACTCGCTCATTACCATGTATGCGAAATGTGGGGCTATATCCGAAGCCAGGACAGTATTCGATGAGATGAAATCTCAAAAGAATGTTATCTCTTGGAATGCTATGATTGGAGGGTATGTATCACATGGGTTTGCTAGCGAGGCATTGGAACTTTTTGAATCAATGAAGTGCTTTAAAGTGAAACCAACATATATCACATTCATTTCAGTTTTGAGCGTGTGTGCACACGGTGGTCTAGTGGAAGAAGGCAGATCGTATTTCAAATCCATGGTTGAAGATTTTGGAATTAAACCAAGAGTAGAACATTTTTCGTCTCTTGTGGATGTGGTTGGTAGGCATGGGAAGCTTGAGGAGGCAATGAATATCATTAATAGCATGCCAGTTGAACCGGACAAGGCTGTCTGGGGGGCACTTATGGGTGCTTGCAGAATGCATAACAATGTGGAGCTGGCAAGAATTGCAGCtcaagcattgatgaagctggaGCCACATAGCTCTGGCCCTTATGTCTTGCTGTACAATATGTTTGCTGATGCTGAAAGATGGAATGAAGCAGATGAAATCAGGATGGTTATGGAAAAGAACAACATTAAAAAGTCACGTGGTTATAGCAGGGTAGATTCTAGTTAA
- the LOC121801550 gene encoding protein LIGHT-DEPENDENT SHORT HYPOCOTYLS 3-like translates to MDVECPNSDTINNNPNSSSSAAAATLSRYENQKRRDWNTFGQYLKNHRPPLSLSRCSGAHVLEFLRYLDQFGKTKVHNPICPFFGHPVPPAPCPCPLRQAWGSLDALVGRLRAAYEENGGKPETNPFGARAVRLYLREVRDMQSKARGVSYEKKKRKRPVPPPAEAL, encoded by the coding sequence ATGGATGTGGAATGCCCCAACTCGGACACCATCAACAACAATCCAAACTCGTCCTCAtccgcggcggcggcgacgctgAGCCGGTACGAGAACCAGAAGCGACGCGACTGGAACACCTTCGGGCAGTACCTAAAGAACCACCGGCCCCCGCTGTCTCTGAGCCGGTGCAGCGGGGCCCACGTGCTAGAGTTCCTCCGCTACCTCGACCAGTTCGGGAAGACGAAGGTGCACAATCCCATCTGCCCCTTCTTCGGCCACCCGGTCCCCCCCGCCCCCTGCCCCTGCCCGCTCCGCCAGGCCTGGGGCAGCCTCGACGCCCTCGTAGGCCGCCTCCGCGCTGCCTACGAGGAAAACGGCGGCAAGCCTGAGACCAACCCTTTCGGCGCCAGGGCCGTCCGCCTCTACCTGCGCGAGGTCCGCGATATGCAGTCCAAGGCAAGGGGAGTCAGCTACGAGAAGAAGAAGCGGAAGCGCCCCGTTCCGCCGCCGGCTGAAGCTTTATGA